In a single window of the Silvimonas iriomotensis genome:
- the panS gene encoding ketopantoate/pantoate/pantothenate transporter PanS: MLARITRLFPLWAILLSLLAYHNPASFTPFKPYIPILLGTIMFTMGLTLTLDDFKRVLTRPAPVTAGIVLHYLVMPLAAWCLAKAFHMPPELAAGMILVGSVASGTASNVIIYLAGGDVALSVTISSLSTLVSVVATPLLTRLYVDTSIPVDMLGMLLSIVEIVILPVALGLVIYRFFGRFVRKIEPYLPLLSMLAIVTIIAAIVALSQKSIAAVGAVVILAVMLHNAIGLLGGYWGGKLLGFEESVCRTLAIEVGMQNSGLAAQLGGHFFGALAALPGALFSVWHNISGALLAGYWQDKRQAAARTSIQPGDSAPTV, encoded by the coding sequence CGATACTGCTGTCCCTGCTCGCCTACCACAACCCCGCCAGCTTCACGCCCTTCAAGCCGTATATCCCGATCCTGCTGGGCACCATCATGTTCACCATGGGCCTGACGCTGACGCTGGATGACTTCAAGCGCGTGCTGACGCGCCCGGCCCCGGTCACCGCCGGGATTGTCCTGCATTACCTCGTAATGCCACTGGCCGCCTGGTGTCTGGCCAAAGCGTTTCACATGCCGCCGGAGCTGGCGGCCGGCATGATCCTGGTCGGTAGCGTAGCGAGCGGTACGGCATCGAACGTCATCATCTATCTGGCTGGCGGCGATGTCGCGCTGTCGGTCACCATTTCCTCGCTCTCTACCCTCGTCAGCGTCGTGGCAACCCCGCTGCTGACGCGCTTGTATGTAGATACCTCGATTCCGGTGGACATGCTGGGCATGCTGCTGTCGATTGTAGAGATCGTGATCCTGCCGGTGGCCCTGGGGCTGGTGATCTACCGCTTCTTCGGGCGGTTCGTGCGCAAGATCGAACCCTATTTGCCGCTGCTGTCCATGCTGGCCATCGTCACCATCATTGCCGCCATTGTGGCGCTCAGCCAGAAGAGCATTGCCGCAGTGGGCGCCGTGGTCATCCTGGCGGTCATGCTGCATAACGCCATCGGGCTGCTGGGCGGTTACTGGGGCGGCAAACTGCTGGGCTTTGAGGAATCGGTCTGCCGTACGCTGGCCATTGAAGTCGGCATGCAGAACTCTGGCCTGGCGGCACAATTGGGTGGCCACTTTTTTGGTGCTCTGGCCGCCCTGCCCGGCGCGCTCTTTTCGGTGTGGCACAACATCTCTGGCGCACTGCTGGCCGGCTACTGGCAAGACAAGCGGCAAGCAGCGGCCCGGACATCGATCCAGCCCGGCGATTCGGCCCCCACGGTCTAA
- a CDS encoding glycoside hydrolase family 18 protein, with product MSNILLAYFAGWRDWNRLPLIRDAERLTHICYAFANIHEGKVVLLTSKEDADGQARSEEGIARLHELRSVNPRLKLLISIGGWSADGFSDAALTTESREVFAQSAIDFMTQRGLDGIDLDWEYPSNDMASIKARPEDKHNFTLMLEALRHKLDALSDEQGRVGNARYLLTIAAGAGQYYLDGVEMAEVAKLCDFVNLMTYDYYNGWATRAGHHTNLYNTPGDPDGDSCQKSVDLFIANGLPADKLVLGCAFYGRGLDGVGGAGLGAPGTPKSNTSIDYDDIVGKLIPEGATRFWDDDAKAPWLLSGEMFVSYEDAESLGHKLAFIQERKLAGAFFWEYSQDHTDTLLSTLWQGLRD from the coding sequence ATGTCGAACATTCTGCTGGCTTACTTTGCCGGATGGCGGGACTGGAACCGCCTGCCGCTGATTCGTGATGCCGAGCGCCTGACCCACATTTGTTATGCCTTTGCCAATATCCATGAAGGCAAGGTGGTGTTGCTGACGTCCAAAGAAGATGCAGATGGCCAGGCCCGCAGCGAAGAGGGCATTGCCCGTTTGCACGAACTGCGCAGCGTGAACCCGCGGCTTAAACTGCTGATCTCGATTGGCGGCTGGTCGGCGGACGGTTTTTCTGATGCTGCCCTTACCACCGAATCACGTGAGGTCTTCGCCCAGTCTGCGATTGATTTCATGACCCAGCGCGGTCTGGATGGCATTGATCTGGATTGGGAGTACCCATCCAACGACATGGCCAGCATCAAGGCGCGGCCGGAAGACAAGCACAACTTCACGCTGATGCTGGAAGCCCTGCGCCACAAGCTTGACGCGCTGTCAGACGAACAAGGCCGCGTTGGCAACGCGCGTTACCTGCTGACCATTGCCGCAGGCGCAGGCCAGTATTATCTGGATGGCGTCGAGATGGCCGAAGTGGCAAAGCTGTGCGACTTCGTCAATCTGATGACCTACGACTATTACAACGGCTGGGCCACGCGCGCCGGTCACCACACCAATCTGTACAACACGCCGGGCGATCCGGACGGCGATAGCTGCCAGAAGTCGGTCGACCTGTTTATTGCCAATGGCCTGCCGGCCGACAAACTGGTGCTGGGCTGCGCCTTCTATGGTCGCGGGCTGGATGGCGTGGGCGGGGCTGGCCTTGGCGCGCCGGGCACGCCCAAGAGCAATACCTCGATCGATTACGACGATATCGTGGGCAAGCTGATCCCGGAGGGTGCCACGCGGTTCTGGGATGACGACGCCAAAGCACCGTGGCTGTTGTCCGGCGAGATGTTTGTCAGTTATGAAGATGCCGAATCGCTCGGCCACAAGCTGGCGTTCATTCAGGAACGCAAACTGGCCGGCGCGTTCTTCTGGGAATACAGCCAGGATCACACCGACACACTGTTGTCGACCTTGTGGCAAGGCCTGCGCGACTGA
- a CDS encoding RidA family protein — protein MSSIQRYHVGPRMSEIVVHNNTVYMAGQIAETLEKDTRGQTEEALAAVDRMLAEVGSDKTKILSVTIYLPDVVNEYDAMNAAWSEWVAPGHTPARTTVEARLADPRYRVELTVIAAL, from the coding sequence ATGTCCAGCATTCAGCGTTACCACGTCGGGCCACGCATGTCCGAGATCGTGGTTCATAACAACACCGTGTACATGGCCGGACAGATTGCCGAGACGCTAGAGAAAGACACGCGCGGGCAAACAGAAGAAGCGCTGGCTGCGGTCGATCGCATGCTGGCCGAGGTCGGCTCGGACAAGACCAAGATTCTGAGCGTGACCATCTACCTGCCGGATGTCGTGAACGAATACGACGCCATGAATGCCGCGTGGAGCGAATGGGTGGCCCCGGGCCACACACCGGCACGTACGACGGTGGAAGCCCGCCTGGCAGACCCGCGCTACCGGGTGGAACTGACGGTGATTGCCGCGCTGTAA
- a CDS encoding DesA family fatty acid desaturase, with amino-acid sequence MEWLNGLIEMPWWGYIVVLLVLTHITIAGVTIFLHRNQTHRGLDLHPIPSHFFRFWLWLTTGMVTKEWVAIHRKHHARCETAEDPHSPQVLGLKKVMWEGAELYRKESKNKETLEKYGVGTPNDWLERNIYTPHSIMGPTLMAIIDLSLFGANGLWMWAVQMAWIPFWAAGVINGVGHFFGYRNFECEDASTNLVPWGIIIGGEELHNNHHTFGTSAKFSNKWWEFDLGWAYIRCLSALKLAKVRKVAPRMKMVDGHMELDEQALAAIIANRYTIAANYAKSLKHTVGDELDKLRASASLPHFDFNPARQMKVWLKQDAKDTPVGDKQHLDSLLAQSKVLDQVYQMRQELTRLWERSSLSRAELLTHLQDWCARAEASGIAALQEFSQRLRRVAAV; translated from the coding sequence ATGGAATGGCTGAACGGCCTGATCGAAATGCCCTGGTGGGGCTACATCGTGGTGTTGCTGGTGCTGACACATATCACGATTGCAGGGGTCACGATTTTCCTGCACCGCAATCAGACGCACCGCGGTCTGGATCTGCACCCGATTCCCAGTCATTTCTTCCGTTTCTGGCTCTGGCTGACGACGGGCATGGTGACCAAAGAGTGGGTTGCCATTCACCGCAAGCACCACGCCCGCTGCGAAACCGCTGAAGATCCGCACAGCCCGCAAGTGCTGGGCCTGAAGAAGGTCATGTGGGAAGGCGCGGAACTGTACCGCAAGGAATCGAAGAACAAGGAAACGCTGGAGAAGTACGGCGTGGGTACGCCCAACGACTGGCTCGAGCGCAATATCTACACCCCGCACAGCATCATGGGCCCGACCCTGATGGCCATCATTGACCTGAGCTTGTTCGGGGCCAATGGTCTGTGGATGTGGGCTGTCCAGATGGCATGGATTCCGTTCTGGGCCGCTGGCGTGATCAACGGTGTTGGCCACTTCTTCGGCTACCGCAACTTCGAATGTGAAGATGCGTCCACCAACCTGGTGCCTTGGGGCATCATCATTGGCGGCGAAGAACTGCACAACAACCATCACACCTTTGGTACCTCCGCCAAGTTCTCCAACAAGTGGTGGGAGTTCGACCTGGGCTGGGCGTATATCCGCTGCCTGTCGGCACTGAAGCTGGCCAAGGTGCGCAAGGTTGCCCCGCGCATGAAGATGGTCGATGGCCATATGGAACTGGATGAACAAGCGCTGGCTGCCATTATCGCCAACCGCTACACCATCGCGGCCAACTACGCCAAGTCGCTCAAGCACACCGTGGGCGATGAACTGGACAAGCTGCGCGCCAGCGCCAGCCTGCCGCACTTTGACTTCAATCCGGCTCGCCAGATGAAGGTGTGGCTCAAGCAAGATGCCAAGGACACCCCGGTTGGCGATAAACAGCACCTCGATAGCCTGCTGGCTCAAAGCAAGGTGCTCGATCAGGTCTACCAGATGCGCCAGGAACTGACCCGTTTGTGGGAACGCTCCAGCCTGTCGCGTGCTGAACTGCTGACCCACCTGCAAGACTGGTGCGCCCGTGCAGAAGCCAGCGGTATCGCTGCGCTGCAAGAGTTCTCCCAGCGTCTGCGTCGCGTGGCCGCAGTCTGA